Below is a genomic region from Magnetovibrio sp..
GCGCTGGGCGTCGGATGTGAGCGCGACTGCGATCCGGTCGAGCTGTCGGCGTTGGTCGACGAGACCCTCGCGGCGGCAGGTCTGGCGAAACAGTCCATCGCCTGTGTTGCGTCCATCGACGTAAAATCGGATGAAGCAGCGGTTTTGCATTTGGCCGATGAATTGGGCGTTCCGGCACGCTTTTTCACCGCTGCCGAACTGGAAGCGCAAACGCCGAAATTGAAAAATCCCTCCGACGTGGTGTTTGCCGAGGTCGGTTGCCATGGGGTGAGCGAAGGCGCGGCCTTGGCTGCGGCATCGGGTGGCGAGTTGATCGTCGCCAAGCACAAATCCAAGCGCGCCACCTGTGCGGTGGCGCTGGATGAACGCGGCATCAAACCGGCCGAGGTCGGCAAGGGGCGTGGGCGGCTGTTCGTGGTCGGCATCGGGCCGGGTACCGACGCGTGGCGCACCCCCGAAGTGACCCGCGTCATCAGCCAAGTCACCGACGTGGTCGGCTACGGCTTTTATCTCGACCTGATCCCCGACCTGATCAAAGGCAAGGTGCGCCACACCTCGATCCTGTCCGAAGAAGAAGCGCGTGTGCGCCAGGCGTTGGAATTGGCCGCCGAAGGCCGCGACGTGGCGTTGATCAGCTCCGGCGACATCGGCATCTACGCCATGGCGTCGCTGGTGTTCGAGCTTTTGGACCGCGAAGATCGCGCCGACTGGAACCGCCTCTACATTCAAGTTGAGCCGGGCATCAGCGCGTTTCAGGCCGCCGCGGCGCGCATCGGCGCGCCGGTCGGTCACGATTTCTGCCTGATATCCCTGTCCGACCTGTTGACGCCATGGAATGTGATCGAACGGCGCTTGAAAGCGGCGGCCGAAGGCGGCTTCGTGGTGTCGTTTTACAATCCGGTGTCTAAGCGCCGCCGTACCCAGTTGGCGGAGGCGCGCGATATTTTGCTGAGCAAGCGCAGTTCCGACACTCCGGTGGTGCTGGCGCGTCAATTGGGCCGACCGGACGAAAAAATCGACGTGATCCGCTTGGGCGACTTGACCCCGGACCACGCCGATATGCTGACGTTGGTGATGGTCGGCGGCGAAGACACCCGGGTGATCGAACGCGGGCAAAACTGCTGGGTCTATACGCCGCGAGGATATGGCGGCAAAATGGACGCCCAAGCGGGAGGAAACGACTGATGAAAAAATTGGCCATTGTAACGCTCACCATCGTGCTCGCCGTATCCACGGCATCGATGGTCCGGGCGCAAACCAGTGCCGACATCGTGCGCGATGCGGTGTTCAGCGAACTCGAAAAGCGAATCATCGGTGAGCACTATGGCGTCGACGTGCAGCAACGCGCCGAAGACACCACACCGCCAACCTGGGCGGTCAAGGACGATGAGGCCAAAGCCGAGGACCAAGATCGCGACGACGATGAAGACGGCGATCGCGAAAAAGGTCAAAAAGACAAAAAGAAAAAAGATAAGGGCAAGGATAAGGGTAAGGACAAAGGCGACAAGAAGGATAAGGCCAAGTCCAAGGGGCTGCCCCCGGGCCTTGCCAAACGCGACAGCCTGCCGCCGGGTCTGCAAAAGCAGCTCGACAAAAATGGCCGCCTGCCGCCGGGCTTGGCCAAGCGTGATCTGCCTTCTGATCTCGCCGCTAAGCTTCCCGCCCGCGCGGATACTCAAGACGTGATCGAGGTCGATCAAGACGTCGTTCTGGTGGACAAGACCACGGGCGTGATACTCGATGTCATCAAGGATGTGGTGCGTGCCCGCACCGGCGCGGGACAAAGCCCAGCCACGTCGCCCGACGGCACATTGGCCGCGCCGGGCCCGCAAAGTCCGGATGTCGCGCCGCAAAGCAGCACCATCGACATTATCCTCAAAAGCATTTTTGGAGGCAACTGAGCCCATGACCGTTCACTTTATCGGCGCGGGACCGGGTGCGCCCGATCTCATCACCGTGCGCGCCTTGAACTTGATCAAGACGTGCCCGGTGGTGCTGTATGCAGGCTCATTGGTGCCCACCGAAATCGTCGCCGAGGCCCGCGACGATGCCCACGTGGTCGACACCGCGCCGCTGCATCTGGACGAAATCATCGCCGAAATCGAAACCGCGCATGCGAAAGGCCAAGACGTGGCGCGGGTGCATTCCGGCGATCCGTCGATTTATGGCGCGATCGCCGAACAGATGCGCCGCTTGGACGCCCTGGGCATCGATTACGATGTCACCCCGGGCGTGCCCGCCTTTGCCGCCGCCGCGGCTTTGCTCAAACGCGAATTGACCTTGCCCGACATCAGCCAGAGCATCGTTTTGACCCGCACCTCGGTGCGCGCCAGCGCCATGCCGGCGGGCGAGACCTTGGAAAATTTCGCCAAGACCGGCGCGACTTTGGCGGTGCATCTGTCGATCAACAATCTGGGTCCGGTGGTCAAACAACTGAGCCCCTATTACGGTGGCGATTGCCCGGTCGCGGTGGTCTACCGCGCCAGTTGGCCTGATCAAGCCGTGCTGACCGGAACGCTGAGCGACATCCGCGCCAAGGTCAAAGAGGCCGGCTTTACCCGCACCGCATTGATCTTGGTGGGACGTGTTTTAGCCTCTGAAGACTTTACGAACAGCAAGCTATACGATGCTGCGCATAGCCACGTCCTGCGTGAGATCAAAGCGTCTTAGGCACTTCCATTATACGTGCACGTAGAGCCAGCCGAGCGCATCTTCGATGCTGCTCACCCGGTCGCCGTCGGGCGGCGGTGGGCGGCGGATCAGCACGATACGCGCGCCGACTTTGGCCGCCGCGTCGATCTTGGCGCGGGTCGAATCGCCACCGCTGGCCTTGCTGACCAAGGTATCGATTTGGTGCGCGCGCATCAGGGCTTCTTCCGAGGCCAGGTCGAACGGTGGCCGTCCGACGATGACGGTGCAGTCGTCCAAGCCAAGCGGCGCATCCGGCTGGTCGATCAGGCGAACAAACAGCTTCACGTCGCGCACCTGATCAAAGGCCGCAAGTTGCTTGCGCCCGATGGTCACGAATGCGCGTTCGGACGTGCGCGCCACCAGCCGCGCGGCCTCGTCAGCGTCGGGTACGAACACGATGTCGGCGTCTTGGGGCAAGGTCCACGACGGACGGTCCAGGCGCAGACGTGGCGTTGAGGTTATTGCGCAGGCCTCGACGGCGTTTTGCGTCATGGTGGCGGCAAAGGGGTGGGTGGCGTCGATGACGGCTTTCATGCCCCGGCGCTGGATGAAATCGGCCAAACCCTGGGCCCCGCCGAAACTGCCGATACGCACATGGCCGGGCATGTCGGACGGTGCGCGGGTGACGCCGGCCAGGGCGATGGTGACGTCCAAGTCGGGGCGCTGGGCCGCCAGGGCATGGGCCAATTGCGCGGCCTCCATCGTGCCGCCAAGGATCAAAATGCTGGCGCTCATGAGGCTTCTCCAATGCGGTTGCCGTTGCGGTCATAGACCCACACGGTGACGTCCGTTCCTCCGGCCAAGGTCGCCAACGCGACCTCGCGGGCTTGGCGGGCGACCAAATTAGCCAATGCGCCCGCGTCGTCGTTGGCCAGTTCCAAGACCCGCATCGCGGTGTTGGCGGTTTGCGCCGCTTCGATCGCGTCTCGATCATCACTCACGACAGCCAAGAGATCCGACAGTTTATTGAAATCGACCCTGGAACGCGCCGAATGCAAATCCATCGCCCCTTGGGCCAATTTGACCAGCTTGGCGAAACCGCCCGCGATGGTCAGGCGCTCGACCGGGTGGGCGCGCACGTATTTGAGCAGTCCGCCGGCGAAATCGCCCATGTCGATGAGCGCTTCCTGGGGTAAAGACAGCTCGCTATTCGCGGCCTGTTCCGAGGTCCGACCGGTAGACGCGAGAATATGGGGAAAGTGCTGGGCACGGGCCACGTCGACGCCGCGCTGGATGGAATGAATCCAGCTCGAACACGAAAACGGCACCACGATACCGGTGGTGCCCAGCACCGAAAGCCCGCCGACGATGCCGAGCCGCGCGTTCATGGTTTTTTTCGCAACTTCCGCCCCGCCGGGAATGGAAATGGTGACTTTGACATCCGGCGGTGTCGTGACGGCAGGGTCGAGTTCGTGGGCCACGGCTTGTAAGGCTTGGGCGATTTGTTGGCGCGGTCCGGGGTTGATGGCGGGTTCGCCGGGGGGCAGCGGCAGGCCCATCAAGGTCACGGTGCCGACGCCTTCGCCCGCAGCGAAGCTGACCCCGCCGGGCGGCCCGGGGCATACCTCGGCGATGATTTCCAAGCCATGAGTGACGTCGGGGTCGTCACCGGCGTCCTTGACGATGCCGACGCGCGCGAATCCGTCGCCCAATTGGCGCGTTGCAAGCACAAAGGTCGGCGTGTCGCCGCGCGGTAGGCGTATGGTCACGGTGTCTTGGAATTCGCCCGTTTGCAGGGCCCGCCACGCCGCCGCCGCCGCCGCCGCCGCGCACGCACCCGTTGTCCAGCCTTTGCGCAAGGCTACGCCAGTGGGTTTGCGGCTCGGTTCGGAAGAAGGTTCGGTCATGGCGACACTTTAGGCACGCCGCGCGGGGACGGCAACGCCAGACTTCGAGGCGAAAAAAGGCGCTGTTGGCCCTTGCGATGGGGGGGGAGGGCTCGTATTGTCGGCTTCAAACAAGGGACAACCGCAGGGGATACCCATGAAACGCATCGTTGTTATTGCCTTAGCCGCGCTGGGCTTCGTCGTCGCCGCTACGGTCGGGCGCTATTATCTGGTCGGTCACGGCGGGGGCACGTCGAGCTCCAGCTCGGTCAGCATCGGTGGGCCGTTTCAACTGGTGGACCATAATGGCAAAGCGGTTACGGATGAGGATTTCCGCGGCAAATACATGCTGGTTTATTTCGGCTACACGTTCTGTCCCGACGTATGTCCGACCTCACTGAGCATCGTTGCCGAAGCCTTGGATCAACTGAGCCCCGAAGAGTTGGACAAAATCGTGCCGATCTTCATTTCCGTGGACCCGGATCGCGATACGCCCGAATCGTTGGCCGATTTCGTTCCGCATTTTCACGAGAAGCTGGTCGGCCTGACCGGCACGCCCGAGCAAATCAAAGCCGTGGCGCGGGCTTATCGAGCCTTTTACGCCAAGGTCAACGAGGACGATCCGGACGGAAACTATCTGATGGATCACAGTTCCATCACTTACCTGATGGGACCGGACGGCAAGTACGCGGCGCATTTCAGCCATGGCACGCCACCTGCCGCGATGGCCAAACGACTAGCTGAAATCCTTTAAGGAGTTCCCGCCATGTCCGGTGAAAAAACCGTCAACGGCCTGATCATCGCTGCGCCGTCGTCCGGCAGCGGCAAGACCGTGGTGACCCTGGGCATTTTGGCAAACCTGAAGGCTCAAGGCGTGCGCGTTGCGTCGATGAAGTCGGGCCCCGATTATATCGATCCCGCCTTTCATGCCCGCGCCACGGGCCAGCCGTGCTTCAACGCCGACAGTTGGGCGATGCGCCCATCCACCTTGATGGCTGCCGCGGCAACCGCTGGCGAAAACGCCGATTTGGTGGTGTGCGAAGGGGTGATGGGGTTGTTCGACGGCGCCAGCGCGACCGAAGGATCCACCGCCGACATCGCCGGGCGCACCGGCTGGCCGGTGATCTTGGTGGTCGACAGCCGCGCCCAGGGCGCATCCGCCGCCGCGCTGGTGAAAGGCTTCGATACCTTTCGCGAATCGCTCGGCATCGCCGGTGTGATCTTCAACCGGGTCGGCAGCGCCCGTCATCAACGCGTGATCCGCGAAGCCATGGCGTATGCCGTGCCGCACATTCCGGTTTTGGGCATGATCCCGATGGAACCGGGGTTGGAACTGCCGTCACGTCACCTGGGGCTCATTCAAGCCGCCGAACATGAGGGCTTGGAAGCTCTGATGGCGCATGCCGGTAACGTCATCGGTCGGCATGTGGACATGGCTGCGCTGCAAGCGCTGGCCAATGGTTGGGCGGCGAGCGGCGCGGTCAAGCCGTTGCAGCCGTTGGGCCAACACATCGCCGTGGCCCGCGACGAGGCATTTGCCTTCGCCTATCCGATGGTGTTGCAGGGCTGGCGCAACCAAGGGGCGGAGATCAGCTTTTTTTCGCCGCTTGACGATGAAGTCCCGGCGGCGGATGCGGATGCGGTGTTTTTGCCCGGCGGCTATCCCGAACTGCATGCCTATCGACTGTCCAGCGCGGATCGCTTTTTGGCTGGTATTCGCGCCGCAGCGGCGCGTGGTGCGGTCGTTTACGGCGAATGCGGTGGTTACATGGTGCTGGGGCGCGGCATGCAGGACGCCGACGGCACCACTCACCCCATGGCCGGATTGCTGCCATTGGGCACGTCGTTCGAACGGCGCAAACTCAGTCTCGGCTACCGTCGTTTGGTGCAGATCGCAGAAACCCCGTTGGGCGCGGTGCACACCCGGTTTCGCGGTCACGAATTTCACTATGCCACCGTTACCAATGAAGGTCCGGGCATCCATTTGTTCGAGGCCCAGGACGCCGACGGCGCGAAGCTCGGTCGTATGGGGCTGGTGAACCAAAACGTGTTCGGCTCGTTCATTCATCTGATCGATCGTGAGCCCAAGGATTGAGAGATCATCCCTATGGTGCAGTGCAAAAAAAGATGTGCAGTGCACCAAAAACAGGGTAGGCTTTTCCTGTGAGGTTCGAGGGGAACCAGATATGGACCGCGAGCGGTTCAGAGACGGGAATCTAGATAAACAGTCATGCTCTACCACTTACATGAATTTCAGCATGCTGCGCTCGGACCGTATCGCGCGTGGCTTAAGGCATCGCGCACGGCGTTGACGCCGTTCCAGCACACCCCCTATGGCCGGCCGATGGCCGCCACGCTCGAGGTCGCGGAACGCTTGATCCGTCGCTATGGCAAGCCAGAATTCGGAATTCAACACGTCACGATGGACGGGCCTAAAGGGTCGCGGACCGTGGCCGTGCGCGAAGAGATTGTCGACGAAACGCCGTTTTGCAATCTGCTGCGCTTTCACAAAGACGGTGGCGACGATCAGCCGAAGGTTTTGTTGGCGGCGCCGCTGTCGGGCCACTATGCGACCTTGCTGCGCGGCACCGTACAAGCGATGCTGCCCGAGCACGATGTCTACATCACCGACTGGATCGATGCGCGCGACGTGCCGTTGGGCGCGGGCGACTTTCACCTCGACGATTATATCGAGCTGATGGCACGCTACTTCGAATTGCTGGGCCCCGATTGTCATGTCGTGGCGGTGTGTCAGCCGTCAGTGCCGGTGCTGGCGGCTGTGGCGGTGCAGGCCGAAGATATAGCCGCGGGCAAGCCCGGGGTGATTCCGCGTACCATGACACTGATGGGCGGCCCGGTGGATACCCGCGAAAACCCCACGGCGGTGAACGCGTTCGCCAAGGAACACGACCTGGCTTGGTTCAAAAGCCATTCGATTCACCGCGTGCCATTGACCTATCCGGGTTTCGGACGTCAGGTTTACCCCGGCTTTCTGCAATTGCAGGGTTTTTTGGGCATGAACATCGACCGCCATATGAACGCACATATGGACCATTTTTGGCATTTGGTGCGTGGCGACGGCGATGGCGCGACCCAGCACCGCAAGTTCTACGACGAATACATGTCGGTGATGGATCTTCCGGCGGAATACTTCGTCGAAACCATCCAAGCGGTGTTTCACGATCATGCCTTGCCCAAGGGCGAATTGATGTATCGCGGCCGCCGCGTTGACCCCACCGCCATTAAGGATGTGGCGTTGATGACGGTGGAAGGCGAACTGGACGATATTTCTGGCGTCGGTCAGACGGCCGCCGCGCACACCATCTGTCCCGATATCCCTGCGCACATGCGCGCGCGCATCGTGCAAAATGGCGTTGGTCATTATGGTATTTTCAATGGACGCAAATGGCGTGGTATCATTCAGCCGCAATTGGCTGAATTCATAAAAACTCATGGTCAGGTGAGCGGTGCCTCTCAATCCAAGCCCAAAAAATCCAACAAACGCAAAGCTTAACGCCCAGGGTGAAATTCCCTTTTGGCGCAAAAAGCGCCTCCAAGACATGACCCCGGCAGAGTGGGAATCGCTTTGCGATGGCTGCGGACGGTGTTGTTTGGAAAAATTGGAAGACATGCACAGCGGCGAAATCAGCTACACCAACGTCGCGTGCAGCCTGCTGGATCTGGAAACATGCCGGTGCGCGCATTACGCGGAGCGCCAGCGCTATATGCCCGATTGCGTGGCGTTGACCTCCGCCAACGTCGGCGAGCTGCACTGGATGCCGTATTCGTGCGCCTATCGCCGCCTCGCCGAGGGCCGCGATCTGGCCGATTGGCATCCCCTGGTCAGCGGCGATCCCGACAGCATTTTCAAGGCTGGCATCGCGGTGCGCGGGCGCTGCATCTCGGCCAGTGAAGCGGGCGATCTGGAAGACCATATCGTCGACTTGCCCGATTAAGATATCTCGCTATGCAATGGAGCAAGAAGCCTCGCATGCCAGCGCAAAAGACCCAGTCCCAGCACACCTTGCAGATCGATGGTGATGCTGTGCCCTTGGTGGTGCGCCGCCATCCCCAAGCGCGACGGATGATCTTGCGCCTAAACGAGCAAGGCACCGGCGCGGTGGTGACGATTCCCACCTACGTTGCGTTTCAAGACGGCGTCGACATGGCCGCGCGCAAGACCGATTGGATCAGGCGTCAGCTGGTCAAGCGCCCTCAGACGCTGACCTTCGCCGATGGGGTCGAGGTGCCTATTCTCGGCGTGCCGCACATCGTCCGTCATAAGCCGAGCGGTCGGGGCGTGTGCCGGGTGGACGGCGTCATTTTGGTCGCGGGACGCGAAGAACACCTCAACCGCCGCTTGACCGACTGGCTGAAATCCCAGGCCCGTGCGGAAATCAGCGCCCGCGCTCATACCAAGGCCAGCGATGTCGAACGGCGCATCAGCCGTATTTCCATTCGCGACACGCGTTCGCGATGGGGCTCATGCGGCACCGGCGGCACGCTCAATTTCAGCTGGCGGTTGGTGCTGGCGCCCGAACACGTGCTCGATTACGTGGTTGCACACGAAGTCGCGCATTTGGTTCATCACAATCACGGCGACCTTTTTTGGGCGCTGACCGACAGCCTCACGCCACGTATGCAGGAAGCCCGCGACTGGCTGTCGGCGTTCGGCCGCGATTTGCACCGATACGGTTGAACGACACAATTTGCAAGGAACCCAGCGTATGCGCCAAGACCACACCACCTTGAACATTCATACCAACCGTCAGGGTTTGTTCGAACTAACCAAACAGATCAAGGCGTGGGTGCTCGGCACCGGCATTAATACCGGCATGTTGACGGTGTTTTGCCGCCACACCTCGGCCAGCCTGATGATTCAAGAAAACGCCGATCCAGACGTGCAATACGATATCGAGACGTTTTTCAAGCAGCTGGTGCGCGAAGACCCATCGCTCTATACCCACACCAACGAAGGTCCCGACGACATGCCGGGCCATATCCGCTCGGTACTGACTGATGTATCGCTGTCGATTCCGGTGATCGGCGGGGCGCCGGTGCTGGGCACGTGGCAGGGGGTGTTTTTATATGAGCACCGCGCGCGCAATCACGACCGCCAGGTGGTCCTGCACCTGATGGGTGACTAAGCGCTGATTTTTTCAAAGACTTGCGACGGCAGCGCGGCGACCCCACATTCGATCCGATCGCGTTCAGTGGGCCTCCCCGGTTTCGAACGATAAAAGGTTTAAGAGATAAAGCATGAAAGCTGTGATTTTTGATGTCGACGGCACCCTTGCCGATACCGAGGATGCCCACCGGGAAGCCTTCAACGATGCCTTCGCCAAAGCGGGCTTGGACTGGGTTTGGGACCGCGATCTATACAAACACCTGCTTAAGGTAACGGGCGGCAAGCAGCGGATCCGGTTTTTTCTCGAAGAACGCGATCCGGAGTTCCTTCAACGAGATGACATCGATGAGCTGATTCCGGCGTTGCACAAAAGCAAAACCGATTTTTTCGTCGCCCGGCTGCAAAACGGCCAAGTGCCGCTGCGCCCCGGCATCGAAGACCTGATCAACGAATGTCGCGCCAAGGACATGACCATCGCCATCGCCACCACCACCACGCCGGTCAACGTCGAAACGTTGCTGCGGGTGAATTTGGGTGACGAGAGCCTCAATTGGTTCGCGTGCATCGGCGACGGCGGCAAGGTGCCGGTGCTCAAACCCGAGCCCGATGTTTACAACTGGGTGCTGGATCAACTGGGGCTGGAGGCAAAAGAAACGCTTGCTTTGGAAGACAGCCGCAACGGCCTTGTCGCCTGTGAGCGCGCCCATGTTCCGTGCTTGATCGTCACCAACGACTATACCTTGGGCCAGGACTTCGGTGGTTGTCTCGATCAGTGGGAAAGCTACGAAGGGGTGACGTTGGCGAAGCTGCAAGACGTGCATGGACGCGCAGCCTGAGCACCGCCCTCATCACCGTCAAGCGTCAACATCTTGTAACGCTACTAAGGTATATATACTAAATAGCGTGCTTTTTACACCATAAAAAGGGTGAAATAAAAAGCAGATGAGCCTATATAGGTAAGAGGCCCCCCGATCAAAAGGAGATCCGCCATGCAGGATGCTCAGTTTGTGTTTGTGACCGAAGACGCCCGTGTGATGGCGATGTTGATGGACGGACGTCTCGAAGACGTGACCGAGGTGTGCGATTTGTTGCCGCGTTCCGGCGCGTTGGCATGTGCCGACACGCAAGCCGTGGACGATCTGGCAAAAAAACGCCGCGCTCTGCTGATGAAATTTGCTGCCTGACGCGATGCCTGTTTGAGTTTTCGACGCCGTCATATTTGCGTATGATTGTTGAGGGGCGATTCGAAAATAAGAACGAAACGACGGCGCGGCGTGCGGCGTCGGGAAGGGCATCATGAGCGACGCGGTTGAAATCTACGTGTGTCTGGAAGGCCAAGCCCTGAAAGAGGGCAAGGTCGAATACAGCCAATCCATCGCGGACAAATATGCGGCGGAGCGCGATGCGCAAGAGCGCGTCAAACGCAACCCGATGATCCACAAGATCGCTTACTATCGTGTCAACGACGAAGGCGATTTCCGCATTTTCTATTCCTTCACCAACAAAAATCTGCACGAAGCGCAAACGGTGATCCAAGAACACGTGCGCAAGCCAAAACTGAAAAAACCACCCAAGCGCACCTTTTTGGAACGGCTGTTCGGCGTCGGCTCGGGCAAAAAGACCGTACTCACCAAGAAACCCATCAAAAAATAAGCTGAATTGTGGCGCGTTCAGTTGGCAAGGAGTCGCATCACCGCCATCATCGCGCACAGCCCAAACGACCGGCTTATTATGTCCGCACGCGCGTCGGTGATGAGTTCGTCGCGGTGCAGAAAATGATCCATCGGGGTGTCCAGCGCGGCGCGCTTTTAAAAAGAATATCGATTAAAGCATCCTCGAAGGTTGAGACCGCCCCCTGCAAACGCGGTAAAGTCCAATTAGTTCATATGATGTTGCAAAGTTTTCGTGTCTGCGTTTGTGTGTTGAGAATCAGAATTCTGGGGTCTACTGTGAACGGGCATTTGGGGTGCCACTCAATGCGGTAATGGAGACGACTTTGCGCATAAAGTTTTGGGGAGTCCGAGGCAGCGTGTCGTGCGCTTATTCCGACTATCTCGAATACGGCGGCAACACTTCGTGCGTCGAACTGGAAATTATGGGCCGGACTGTGATCCTCGATGCGGGGACCGGCTTGCCGTGGTTGGGCAACGACCTGTTGAAACGCGGCGTGCGCGACGTTTATTTATTGATGAGCCATTTTCACAGCGATCACACCAACGGCTTCAATTATTTCAAGCACATTTACATTCCCGAACACTCGGTGCACATCCGCGCGGCATTGAATTACGGCGAACTGACGGTCGAGGACTTGATCCGTCGTCAGCTGTCGGAAAACCTCCATCCGGTGCAGTACGAGCACCTGCCGTCGACGTTGGAATGCGTCGGCTTTCATGCCGGCGATGTGTTCGATCTATTCGATGGGCTGCACATCAAAACGTACATGCTGACCCATCCTGCAGGCTGCACGTGCTACCGCATGGAAGCAGAGGGTAAGGTTCTCGTTTACGCCACCGACACCGAACACACGATCGGCGGGACGGACGAGGGGTTGGTGGAGATGATGAAGGACGCCGATCTGGTCATCTACGATTGCACCTACACCGAAGAAGAACTGCCGAGCAAGCTCGGCTGGGGCCATTCAACATGGCAAGAGGGCGTGCGCTTGTGCAAGCTCGCCGGCGCAAAGCGCATGGCCATGTACCACTACTCGCCCGATTACAATGACGACGTTGTCCGCGAACTGGAATCCCAAGCCCAAGCGGAATGGAGCGGTGCGTTCGGCGCTAAGGAAGGCATGGAAATCATCCTTTGATCCGACGTTGCCTCTACACCGATCGCAGCGTGTTATTGTTCATATATCACTAAATTAAATCGTATATAATGATTTATTGCGCCAACAGCGCAGGCAAAATATTGTGAATACAATTGTAACAGTGTGATCCGTTGAACAACCATCATGCAGAATGAGTTCACGTTGATTCTCATTACGTCGCTGGCTTGCGGTTTAGCCGCCGGCTTTGTGCTGCATCGTTCCGATTTTTGCGTCACGGCCATGTTCCGTGACTTTTTTTTGTTTCGCGATGTGCGCATGCTGCGGGTGTTGGTGTTTATGATCGTCGTGTCCATGGCGTTGGTGCACGGCGCACGGGCCATGGGGCTGATTGCCTACTATCCATTTCCATTGTTGGGCGCGATGTCGTTGACCAACATCTTGGGCGGGGTGGTGTTCGGCATTGGCATGGTTCTAGCTGGTGGTTGCGTGGTGGGCACGCTGTACAAAATGGGGTCAGGCAGCGTGCTGAGCGCCGTGGCTTTCGCCGGTTTATTGATCGGTAGCGCGTTGTATGCCGAATTCCATCCGGCATGGGCCGGGTTGACCAAGCAGCTTGCGATCTTTGGCACCGGAAAAACATTGCCGGAGGTTATTGGTCTCGACCCCAACACTGTGATTATACCAATTTTGGCGGCGGGAATTGTGCTGGTGACGACATGGGCGCGACGCGGCCAGTTGGTGATGCCGGCGTTTGTGGATGGCTATATTCAGCCGTGGCTTACCGCCATCGCTCTGGCTGTGATTGGTTTGGTGTCGTACGTCGTGGTGGGCATGCCGCTCGGCATCACCACCTCTTACGCCAAATTGGGGGCAACGGTGGAATCGTGGATTGTGCCCGATCATGTCGCATCACTGGTTTATTTTCAGGGCCAGGGCCTTAAGTACACGCCGCCGTTTGGCGATCAAATGATTGCGGGCGGCG
It encodes:
- the cobM gene encoding precorrin-4 C(11)-methyltransferase is translated as MTVHFIGAGPGAPDLITVRALNLIKTCPVVLYAGSLVPTEIVAEARDDAHVVDTAPLHLDEIIAEIETAHAKGQDVARVHSGDPSIYGAIAEQMRRLDALGIDYDVTPGVPAFAAAAALLKRELTLPDISQSIVLTRTSVRASAMPAGETLENFAKTGATLAVHLSINNLGPVVKQLSPYYGGDCPVAVVYRASWPDQAVLTGTLSDIRAKVKEAGFTRTALILVGRVLASEDFTNSKLYDAAHSHVLREIKAS
- a CDS encoding cobalt-precorrin-6A reductase, translating into MSASILILGGTMEAAQLAHALAAQRPDLDVTIALAGVTRAPSDMPGHVRIGSFGGAQGLADFIQRRGMKAVIDATHPFAATMTQNAVEACAITSTPRLRLDRPSWTLPQDADIVFVPDADEAARLVARTSERAFVTIGRKQLAAFDQVRDVKLFVRLIDQPDAPLGLDDCTVIVGRPPFDLASEEALMRAHQIDTLVSKASGGDSTRAKIDAAAKVGARIVLIRRPPPPDGDRVSSIEDALGWLYVHV
- a CDS encoding cobalt-precorrin-5B (C(1))-methyltransferase — translated: MTEPSSEPSRKPTGVALRKGWTTGACAAAAAAAAWRALQTGEFQDTVTIRLPRGDTPTFVLATRQLGDGFARVGIVKDAGDDPDVTHGLEIIAEVCPGPPGGVSFAAGEGVGTVTLMGLPLPPGEPAINPGPRQQIAQALQAVAHELDPAVTTPPDVKVTISIPGGAEVAKKTMNARLGIVGGLSVLGTTGIVVPFSCSSWIHSIQRGVDVARAQHFPHILASTGRTSEQAANSELSLPQEALIDMGDFAGGLLKYVRAHPVERLTIAGGFAKLVKLAQGAMDLHSARSRVDFNKLSDLLAVVSDDRDAIEAAQTANTAMRVLELANDDAGALANLVARQAREVALATLAGGTDVTVWVYDRNGNRIGEAS
- a CDS encoding SCO family protein; amino-acid sequence: MKRIVVIALAALGFVVAATVGRYYLVGHGGGTSSSSSVSIGGPFQLVDHNGKAVTDEDFRGKYMLVYFGYTFCPDVCPTSLSIVAEALDQLSPEELDKIVPIFISVDPDRDTPESLADFVPHFHEKLVGLTGTPEQIKAVARAYRAFYAKVNEDDPDGNYLMDHSSITYLMGPDGKYAAHFSHGTPPAAMAKRLAEIL
- a CDS encoding cobyrinate a,c-diamide synthase, with protein sequence MSGEKTVNGLIIAAPSSGSGKTVVTLGILANLKAQGVRVASMKSGPDYIDPAFHARATGQPCFNADSWAMRPSTLMAAAATAGENADLVVCEGVMGLFDGASATEGSTADIAGRTGWPVILVVDSRAQGASAAALVKGFDTFRESLGIAGVIFNRVGSARHQRVIREAMAYAVPHIPVLGMIPMEPGLELPSRHLGLIQAAEHEGLEALMAHAGNVIGRHVDMAALQALANGWAASGAVKPLQPLGQHIAVARDEAFAFAYPMVLQGWRNQGAEISFFSPLDDEVPAADADAVFLPGGYPELHAYRLSSADRFLAGIRAAAARGAVVYGECGGYMVLGRGMQDADGTTHPMAGLLPLGTSFERRKLSLGYRRLVQIAETPLGAVHTRFRGHEFHYATVTNEGPGIHLFEAQDADGAKLGRMGLVNQNVFGSFIHLIDREPKD
- a CDS encoding polyhydroxyalkanoate depolymerase; translation: MLYHLHEFQHAALGPYRAWLKASRTALTPFQHTPYGRPMAATLEVAERLIRRYGKPEFGIQHVTMDGPKGSRTVAVREEIVDETPFCNLLRFHKDGGDDQPKVLLAAPLSGHYATLLRGTVQAMLPEHDVYITDWIDARDVPLGAGDFHLDDYIELMARYFELLGPDCHVVAVCQPSVPVLAAVAVQAEDIAAGKPGVIPRTMTLMGGPVDTRENPTAVNAFAKEHDLAWFKSHSIHRVPLTYPGFGRQVYPGFLQLQGFLGMNIDRHMNAHMDHFWHLVRGDGDGATQHRKFYDEYMSVMDLPAEYFVETIQAVFHDHALPKGELMYRGRRVDPTAIKDVALMTVEGELDDISGVGQTAAAHTICPDIPAHMRARIVQNGVGHYGIFNGRKWRGIIQPQLAEFIKTHGQVSGASQSKPKKSNKRKA
- a CDS encoding YcgN family cysteine cluster protein, which produces MPLNPSPKNPTNAKLNAQGEIPFWRKKRLQDMTPAEWESLCDGCGRCCLEKLEDMHSGEISYTNVACSLLDLETCRCAHYAERQRYMPDCVALTSANVGELHWMPYSCAYRRLAEGRDLADWHPLVSGDPDSIFKAGIAVRGRCISASEAGDLEDHIVDLPD